In Streptococcus parasuis, the following proteins share a genomic window:
- the argR gene encoding arginine repressor has protein sequence MNKLERHELIKSMIRQGKVGRQIDIQLWLEEQGISVTQTTLSRDLRELGVVKVHESGESFYALGEDDSQVHFCQLLAQYTKSVNRASFILVLHSELGEAALMANIIDEEKPETILGTVAGADTLLVICKDDVSAQRVEEEINSFL, from the coding sequence ATGAATAAATTAGAGAGGCATGAATTGATTAAGTCAATGATTCGGCAAGGTAAGGTCGGCCGTCAAATTGACATTCAATTATGGTTGGAAGAACAGGGAATTTCCGTGACACAGACAACCTTGTCACGAGATTTGAGAGAATTGGGTGTTGTAAAAGTTCACGAATCTGGGGAGTCCTTTTATGCACTAGGAGAGGATGATAGTCAGGTTCATTTTTGTCAATTACTAGCCCAATATACGAAAAGTGTAAACCGAGCTAGTTTTATCCTGGTTCTACATTCGGAACTAGGGGAAGCGGCCTTGATGGCCAATATTATTGATGAAGAGAAACCAGAGACCATTTTAGGAACCGTAGCTGGTGCGGATACCTTATTGGTCATCTGTAAAGATGATGTTTCTGCTCAACGTGTTGAGGAAGAAATAAATAGTTTCTTGTAA
- the argS gene encoding arginine--tRNA ligase, producing the protein MDHKQTVAEKLFAVLPQLDIETIYSLLEKPKSSEMGDVAFPAFSLAKVERKAPQAIATDIVEKIDTTGFEKVVATGPYVNFFLDKDAISHQVLTDVIAEKDQYGQLNIGQGRNVTIDMSSPNIAKPFSVGHLRSTVIGDALANIHAKLGFNPIRINHLGDWGKQFGMLIVAYKLWGDKAAVEADPISELLKLYVRINAEAEEKPELDEEARQWFKKLEDGDQEALELWQWFRDESLVEFNRIYEKLDVHFDSFNGEAFYNDKMDEGIQILEEKGLLQESKGAQIVDLESYNLPPALIRKTDGATLYITRDMATAMYRKRTYDFVKSIYVVGQEQINHFKQLKAVLKEMGFDWSDDMTHITFGLVTKDKKKLSTRKGNIILLEPTLDEAISRALSQIEAKNPNLENKEEVAHAVGVGAVKFFDLKTDRDNGYDFDLEAMVSFEGETGPYVQYAYARIQSILRKANFVPSAENDYKLADAESWEIIKHIQNFSTVVERAGDKFDPSLIAKYAINLAQAFNKYYAHTRILDESPERDSRLALAYATGVVLKEALRLLGVKAPEKM; encoded by the coding sequence ATGGATCATAAACAAACGGTAGCAGAAAAATTATTTGCTGTCCTTCCTCAATTAGACATTGAGACGATTTATTCATTACTCGAAAAACCAAAATCATCAGAAATGGGTGACGTTGCTTTTCCTGCCTTCTCACTTGCAAAAGTGGAGCGAAAAGCGCCACAGGCTATCGCAACGGATATCGTGGAAAAGATTGATACAACTGGCTTTGAGAAAGTTGTTGCAACTGGTCCTTATGTCAACTTCTTCTTGGATAAGGATGCTATTTCCCACCAAGTCTTGACAGATGTGATTGCTGAAAAAGACCAGTATGGTCAACTCAATATCGGTCAAGGTCGCAATGTTACCATCGATATGTCAAGTCCAAACATTGCCAAACCATTCTCAGTTGGACACTTGCGCTCAACTGTTATCGGTGATGCTCTTGCCAATATCCATGCAAAACTAGGCTTCAATCCAATCCGTATCAACCACTTGGGTGACTGGGGAAAACAATTTGGTATGTTGATCGTTGCCTACAAACTGTGGGGGGACAAGGCTGCTGTCGAAGCAGACCCAATTTCAGAACTCCTCAAACTCTACGTTCGTATCAACGCTGAGGCCGAAGAAAAACCTGAATTGGATGAGGAAGCACGCCAATGGTTCAAAAAATTGGAAGATGGCGACCAAGAAGCCTTGGAATTGTGGCAATGGTTCCGTGATGAAAGTTTGGTCGAATTTAACCGTATCTATGAAAAACTAGATGTCCACTTCGACAGCTTCAACGGTGAAGCTTTCTATAACGATAAGATGGACGAGGGTATCCAAATCTTAGAAGAAAAAGGTCTTCTTCAAGAATCTAAAGGTGCTCAAATTGTTGACCTTGAAAGCTACAACCTTCCACCTGCTCTTATCAGAAAAACAGACGGTGCAACCCTCTACATCACGCGCGATATGGCAACAGCAATGTACCGCAAACGCACCTATGACTTTGTGAAAAGTATCTACGTCGTTGGTCAAGAGCAAATCAACCATTTCAAACAGTTGAAAGCTGTTCTAAAGGAAATGGGATTTGACTGGAGCGACGATATGACCCATATCACTTTCGGTCTTGTTACCAAGGACAAGAAAAAGCTCTCTACTCGTAAAGGGAACATCATCCTGCTCGAACCAACTTTGGACGAAGCAATTTCACGCGCCCTTTCACAAATTGAAGCCAAAAATCCTAATCTTGAGAACAAGGAAGAGGTGGCTCATGCAGTCGGTGTCGGTGCTGTTAAGTTCTTCGATCTAAAAACTGACCGTGACAACGGCTACGACTTCGATTTAGAGGCTATGGTTTCCTTTGAAGGTGAGACAGGTCCTTATGTACAATACGCATACGCCCGTATCCAGTCTATCTTGCGCAAAGCAAACTTTGTTCCAAGCGCAGAAAATGACTACAAACTAGCTGACGCAGAAAGCTGGGAAATTATCAAACATATCCAAAACTTCTCAACTGTTGTAGAACGTGCTGGTGATAAATTTGACCCATCTCTCATTGCTAAATATGCTATTAATCTAGCCCAAGCCTTCAATAAGTATTACGCACATACTCGTATCTTGGATGAAAGCCCAGAGCGTGATAGCCGTCTAGCACTGGCCTATGCAACTGGTGTAGTTCTTAAAGAAGCGCTTCGCCTCCTCGGTGTAAAAGCTCCAGAAAAAATGTAA
- a CDS encoding SH3 domain-containing protein, which produces MNNLFKKKGTICRLAITACIIYFSIHSSFFASATTLGDNYPYTAINAVDPWRLYTRQCTSFSAFRLSTVNGFTLPPAYGDANVWGHRARQEGYKVDMIPAVGAIAWWESPMHVAWVSAVYGDIVEIEEYNYGYQYKYNRRTINRNSVSGYIHFKDLSSSALPKLPSTGVYTFSSRLPIKSQATQTSTTVGYYENGEKVYYDKVVEAEGQFWISYISYSGVRRYIPVYSLSQSHQTSSLPQLPSSGTYRVKIRSSVRNAPKLSSPEITYYDAGATVHYDKLITADGRLWISYISYSGIRRYIAIS; this is translated from the coding sequence ATGAACAATCTTTTTAAAAAGAAAGGGACCATTTGTCGACTTGCGATAACGGCTTGTATCATCTATTTCAGTATACATTCGTCGTTTTTTGCTTCCGCCACTACTCTTGGGGATAATTATCCCTATACTGCCATCAACGCCGTAGACCCTTGGAGACTTTATACCAGACAGTGCACATCTTTCTCTGCCTTTCGACTCAGTACGGTCAACGGATTTACACTACCACCTGCCTATGGTGACGCCAATGTCTGGGGTCATCGCGCTAGACAAGAGGGATATAAGGTGGATATGATACCTGCTGTAGGAGCTATCGCTTGGTGGGAATCGCCCATGCATGTTGCTTGGGTGTCGGCAGTATATGGAGACATTGTAGAAATAGAAGAGTATAACTACGGTTATCAGTACAAGTACAATCGCAGAACCATTAATAGAAACTCCGTCAGTGGCTACATCCACTTCAAGGATTTGTCTTCTTCTGCCTTGCCAAAACTTCCATCCACTGGAGTCTATACATTTTCCAGTCGTCTTCCTATAAAATCTCAAGCTACCCAGACTAGTACGACCGTTGGGTACTATGAGAACGGTGAGAAAGTATATTATGATAAGGTTGTAGAAGCTGAAGGGCAATTTTGGATTAGTTATATCAGCTATTCAGGGGTTCGGCGCTATATCCCAGTTTATTCCTTGAGCCAATCTCACCAAACAAGTTCCTTGCCCCAACTCCCATCATCGGGTACCTATAGAGTAAAAATACGCTCCAGCGTTCGAAATGCCCCGAAATTGTCCAGTCCTGAAATCACCTACTACGATGCCGGCGCCACGGTGCACTACGACAAGCTTATAACTGCTGATGGTCGGCTGTGGATTAGCTATATTAGTTATTCAGGCATACGACGCTACATAGCTATTTCCTAA
- the malQ gene encoding 4-alpha-glucanotransferase has protein sequence MKQRQSGVLMHVSSLPGKYGIGSMGQAAYDFVDFLVRTKQRYWQILPLGTTSYGDSPYQSFSAFAGNTHFIDFDILVEKGWLQSEDLQGIDFGQNPVEVDYAAIFQARRPLLEKVVANIKAQGLPAEYGIFLTENDFWIHTFAEYMAIKEHFDLKPWTDWEDQGARLRHHDTLEHYRHLLADRIDYHRITQYLFFSQWKALKAYANAKGIEFVGDMPIYIAADSADMWANPHFFKTDEEGKPSVVAGCPPDAFSEIGQLWGNPIYDWEAMKQDGFTWWVARLRESFKIYDMVRIDHFIGFASFWEIPAGEETAVNGYRVEAPGFELFDTIKRELGDLNIIAEDLGSVTDKVIQLRDTTGFPGMKVLQFAFDPEGDSIEMPHNHPNNVVAYTGTHDNDTILGWYENETTPASRAFLDKYSNRRDDETVHHALFRLLFGSPAFMAVVTMQDLLGLDGSARMNLPNTLGGNWTWRMAEEQLTPAIEAELLDLTETYRRVNVRIVNEKSE, from the coding sequence ATGAAACAACGCCAAAGTGGAGTGCTCATGCACGTCTCATCATTACCAGGAAAATATGGAATTGGTTCAATGGGCCAAGCAGCTTATGATTTTGTTGATTTTTTAGTTCGCACAAAGCAACGCTATTGGCAAATTTTACCGTTGGGAACGACTAGTTATGGAGATTCTCCATATCAGTCATTTTCGGCATTTGCTGGTAATACGCATTTTATTGATTTCGATATATTAGTCGAAAAAGGTTGGCTACAATCAGAAGATTTACAAGGTATTGATTTTGGTCAGAATCCTGTAGAAGTAGATTACGCAGCAATTTTTCAAGCTCGTCGACCATTATTAGAAAAAGTAGTTGCGAATATCAAAGCGCAAGGTTTGCCAGCTGAGTACGGAATTTTCTTGACGGAAAATGATTTTTGGATCCATACATTTGCTGAATATATGGCCATTAAAGAGCATTTCGATCTCAAACCCTGGACTGATTGGGAAGACCAAGGGGCTCGTTTGCGTCATCATGACACTTTGGAACACTATCGTCACTTGTTGGCAGATCGAATTGATTATCACCGCATTACACAATATTTATTCTTTTCACAATGGAAGGCTTTAAAGGCTTACGCCAATGCCAAAGGTATTGAGTTTGTTGGGGATATGCCAATCTACATTGCTGCAGATTCTGCTGATATGTGGGCCAACCCTCATTTCTTTAAAACGGATGAAGAAGGCAAGCCGAGTGTGGTTGCAGGTTGTCCACCGGATGCATTTTCAGAAATTGGTCAGCTTTGGGGCAATCCAATTTATGACTGGGAAGCGATGAAACAAGACGGCTTCACATGGTGGGTTGCACGTTTACGAGAATCTTTCAAGATTTACGATATGGTTCGAATCGACCACTTTATCGGCTTTGCCTCTTTCTGGGAAATTCCAGCAGGTGAAGAAACTGCTGTAAACGGTTACCGTGTTGAAGCGCCAGGTTTTGAATTATTTGATACGATCAAACGTGAACTTGGTGATCTAAATATTATTGCTGAGGATCTCGGTTCTGTGACGGACAAGGTTATCCAATTGCGTGATACGACAGGTTTCCCTGGTATGAAAGTTTTGCAGTTTGCCTTTGACCCTGAGGGAGACAGCATTGAAATGCCCCATAACCATCCGAATAATGTGGTGGCATATACGGGAACCCATGACAATGATACGATTCTTGGCTGGTACGAAAATGAAACGACTCCTGCTTCACGTGCATTCTTAGATAAGTATAGCAATCGACGCGATGATGAAACGGTCCATCACGCCCTCTTCCGCCTTCTCTTTGGGTCCCCAGCCTTCATGGCTGTTGTAACCATGCAAGACCTACTTGGCTTAGACGGTTCTGCACGCATGAACTTGCCAAATACACTTGGTGGCAACTGGACATGGAGAATGGCAGAAGAGCAACTCACCCCAGCAATAGAAGCAGAGCTGCTTGATTTGACCGAGACTTATCGTCGTGTCAATGTGCGCATAGTTAATGAAAAATCAGAATAA
- a CDS encoding extracellular solute-binding protein, with protein MKHTLLKSVALLAASTAVLAACSNSDSSTSSSSAASESKELTIYIDQGYETYINDVKAAFEKENDVTVTVKTGDALTGLDNLSLDNQSGSAPDVMMAPYDRVGSLGSEGQLSELTLADSSKTDDTTTALVTNDGKVYGSPAVIETLVLYYNKDLVSAAPKTFAELEELAKDSKYAFEGETGKTTAFLADWTNFYYTYGLLAGYGGYVFGDNGTNPEDIGLANDGAVKAIEYAKTWYEKWPQGLQDSTAANNLINTQFTEGKAVAVIEGPWKAASYKEAGVNYGVATIPTLPNGENYAAFGGGKAWVVPTGSKNPELAQKFVDYLTSTDQQKALYDATNEIPANTEAREYAVSKNDELTTAVINQFASAQPMPNISEMGSVWTPAGNMLFEAASGAKDAKTAATDAVKAIADEIAQKHSN; from the coding sequence ATGAAACACACACTTCTTAAGAGCGTTGCTCTTCTAGCTGCATCAACTGCTGTTTTGGCTGCTTGCTCAAACTCAGATTCATCAACATCTTCATCTAGCGCTGCTAGCGAAAGCAAAGAGTTGACAATTTACATTGACCAAGGTTATGAAACTTACATCAATGATGTCAAAGCTGCTTTTGAAAAAGAAAACGATGTAACTGTTACAGTTAAAACTGGTGATGCATTGACTGGTTTGGATAACTTGTCATTGGATAACCAATCAGGTTCAGCTCCAGACGTTATGATGGCACCATACGACCGCGTAGGTAGCCTTGGTTCTGAAGGTCAATTGTCAGAATTGACACTTGCTGACAGCAGCAAAACTGATGATACAACAACTGCTCTTGTAACAAACGACGGTAAAGTTTATGGTTCACCTGCAGTTATCGAAACACTTGTTCTTTACTACAACAAAGATTTAGTTTCAGCGGCACCTAAAACATTTGCTGAATTAGAAGAATTGGCTAAAGATAGCAAATATGCTTTTGAAGGTGAAACTGGTAAAACAACTGCCTTCCTTGCTGACTGGACAAACTTCTACTACACTTACGGTCTTTTAGCAGGTTACGGTGGTTACGTATTCGGTGATAACGGTACTAACCCAGAAGACATCGGTCTTGCAAACGATGGTGCTGTTAAAGCGATTGAATACGCTAAAACTTGGTATGAAAAATGGCCTCAAGGTCTTCAGGATAGCACAGCTGCTAACAACTTGATCAACACTCAATTCACTGAAGGTAAAGCTGTTGCAGTCATCGAAGGTCCTTGGAAAGCAGCTTCATATAAAGAAGCTGGTGTGAACTACGGTGTAGCTACTATCCCAACTCTTCCAAATGGCGAAAACTACGCAGCATTTGGTGGTGGTAAAGCTTGGGTTGTTCCTACAGGTTCTAAAAACCCAGAATTGGCTCAAAAATTTGTTGACTACTTGACTTCTACAGATCAACAAAAAGCACTTTACGATGCTACAAACGAAATTCCTGCTAACACTGAAGCTCGTGAATACGCAGTAAGCAAAAACGATGAGTTGACAACTGCTGTTATCAACCAATTCGCTTCAGCTCAACCAATGCCAAACATCTCTGAAATGGGTTCAGTTTGGACACCAGCTGGTAACATGCTCTTCGAAGCAGCAAGTGGTGCTAAAGACGCTAAAACTGCTGCAACAGATGCTGTAAAAGCTATTGCAGATGAGATTGCTCAAAAACACAGCAACTAG
- a CDS encoding sugar ABC transporter permease: protein MTMKQNPGKALLLSLIPGLGQIYNKQKAKGYIFLGVSVAFLIYFITIAAGELGNLVTLGSQRGQDNSLFMLIRGSFHLIITVVYLAFYALNLKDAHSTAKRWNAGHPVTTSLQDMIKGVYENGFPYLLIIPSYIAMTFAIIFPVVVTLFIAFTNYDFKHLPPGALLDWVGFSNFTNIWKLSTFRTAFGSVLGWTIIWALCASTAQIVIGILTAIIANQPFIKGKRIFGVIFLLPWAVPAFVTILTFSNMFNDSVGAINTQVLPFLSKFLPFIDNFLIPWKTDPFWTKVALIMMQAWLGFPYIYVLTLGILQSIPNDLYEAAYIDGANAIQKFNNITFPMILAVAAPTLISQYTFNFNNFSIIYLFNNGGPGSVGGGAGATDILISWIYKLTTGTSPQYSMAAAVTLIISLIVISISMIAFKKLNAFEMEDV, encoded by the coding sequence ATGACTATGAAACAAAATCCAGGCAAGGCCCTCCTTTTGTCCCTGATTCCAGGTCTTGGGCAAATCTATAATAAACAAAAAGCAAAAGGATATATTTTTCTAGGGGTGTCGGTTGCTTTTCTAATCTACTTTATTACAATTGCTGCTGGTGAACTCGGAAATCTCGTCACTTTAGGTAGTCAACGTGGCCAAGATAACTCTCTTTTCATGTTGATTCGTGGTTCTTTCCATTTGATTATCACAGTTGTTTATTTGGCGTTTTATGCACTGAACCTAAAAGATGCTCACAGTACTGCTAAGCGATGGAATGCTGGTCATCCAGTTACTACTTCTTTGCAAGATATGATTAAAGGAGTCTATGAAAATGGCTTCCCTTACTTGTTGATTATTCCATCTTATATTGCGATGACGTTTGCTATCATCTTCCCTGTTGTAGTAACACTATTTATCGCTTTTACAAACTATGACTTTAAGCATTTACCTCCTGGTGCATTGCTAGACTGGGTTGGGTTTAGTAACTTTACAAATATTTGGAAATTGAGTACTTTCCGTACAGCATTTGGTTCTGTACTTGGCTGGACCATTATCTGGGCTCTTTGTGCTTCAACTGCCCAAATTGTTATCGGTATCTTGACAGCTATCATTGCAAACCAACCATTTATCAAAGGAAAACGTATTTTTGGTGTTATCTTCTTGCTTCCATGGGCGGTTCCAGCCTTCGTAACTATCTTGACATTCAGTAACATGTTTAACGATAGTGTAGGTGCCATTAATACACAAGTATTACCTTTCTTGAGTAAATTCTTACCATTTATTGATAATTTCTTAATCCCTTGGAAAACTGATCCATTTTGGACTAAAGTCGCCTTGATTATGATGCAGGCATGGCTCGGTTTCCCATATATCTACGTATTGACACTTGGTATTCTACAATCAATTCCAAATGACTTGTACGAAGCTGCTTATATTGATGGTGCTAATGCTATTCAAAAATTCAACAACATTACTTTCCCAATGATCTTGGCTGTGGCAGCACCAACTCTGATCAGTCAATATACATTCAACTTCAACAACTTCTCTATCATCTACCTCTTCAATAATGGTGGTCCTGGTAGTGTCGGTGGTGGCGCAGGGGCAACAGATATCCTGATTTCTTGGATTTACAAACTGACAACTGGTACATCACCTCAATACTCAATGGCCGCTGCCGTTACCTTGATTATTTCATTGATTGTTATCAGTATTTCAATGATTGCATTCAAGAAATTAAATGCATTTGAAATGGAGGACGTTTAA